One stretch of Rhipicephalus sanguineus isolate Rsan-2018 chromosome 10, BIME_Rsan_1.4, whole genome shotgun sequence DNA includes these proteins:
- the LOC119406909 gene encoding LOW QUALITY PROTEIN: ethanolaminephosphotransferase 1-like (The sequence of the model RefSeq protein was modified relative to this genomic sequence to represent the inferred CDS: deleted 1 base in 1 codon), with the protein MKYLSEEELKGFENYEYTCKDTSPLSNYVMHPFWDQAVKLVPRGVAPNVLTMSGFVLTLVNVGLLSYYDFAFYASSDLHPEAPPVPPWVWLVCAVNQFLAHTLDGIDGKHARRTGSSGPLGELFDHGLDSWATLFMPVCLYSVFGRAEMSCNTWRFLLVLCNIHFCFILSHWEKYNTGILYLPWGYDISQMILLGSFVLTYLYSYRLWKFTILGLGAGECLELTLHAGSFFMTIPMCLYNIHRAWQDGRLRQPSVWEAVRPLLSGVVLFVLAVSWAAASPNDVLSHQPRLFYFLLGTLFSNISCRLIISQMTSTRCETLTLLLLPVALGVAGCLWFQADETLVLCLLATLVALAHVHYWRLCGSANVLSLPHPLLLPEEAACRVRLMELLYRDYKRQKGLLFKNPTDALLVVTVLVWTTGVCLCVSVCVSSWEGPEWQRCKLFRTGPGCCRSTGYSCEPRGQDQA; encoded by the exons ATGAAGTACCTGTCGGAAGAAGAGCTCAAGGGCTTCGAGAACTACGAG TACACGTGCAAGGATACCAGCCCGCTGAGCAACTACGTGATGCACCCGTTCTGGGACCAAGCAGTCAAG CTCGTGCCGCGTGGGGTGGCCCCCAACGTGCTCACCATGTCGGGGTTCGTGCTGACACTGGTTAACGTGGGCCTGCTGTCCTACTACGACTTCGCCTTCTACGCGTCGAGCGACCTGCACCCCGAGGCTCCACCGGTGCCGCCGTGGGTGTGGCTGGTGTGCGCGGTGAACCAGTTCCTGGCTCACACATTAG ATGGAATAGATGGAAAGCACGCTCGCCGCACTGGGAGCAGTGGTCCACTGGGCGAGCTGTTTGACCACGGCCTGGACAGCTGGGCAACACTGTTCATGCCAGTGTGCCTGTACTCGGTGTTTGGTCGTGCCGAGATGAGCTGCAACACGTGGCGCTTCCTGCTTGTCCTGTGCAACATCCACTTTTGCTTCATCCTCTCCCACTGGGAGAAGTACAACACGGGCATCCTCTACTTGCCCTGGGGATACGACATTTCCCAAATG ATTCTTCTTGGGAGCTTTGTGCTGACCTACCTGTATTCGTACCGACTGTGGAAGTTCACCATCCTTGGACTGGGTGCTGGCGAATGCCTCGAACTGACACTACATG CTGGCTCTTTCTTCATGACGATACCTATGTGTCTGTACAACATTCATCG TGCCTGGCAAGACGGGCGCCTGCGGCAGCCCAGTGTCTGGGAGGCAGTGCGGCCTCTGCTTTCTGGTGTGGTGCTGTTTGTGCTTGCCGTGAGTTGGGCGGCCGCGTCTCCCAACGACGTGCTAAGTCATCAGCCACGCCTCTTCTACTTCCTGCTGGGCACCCTTTTCTCCAACATATCG TGCCGCCTCATCATCAGTCAGATGACGTCGACACGGTGCGAGACGTTG ACCTTGCTGCTTCTCCCCGTGGCACTCGGTGTGGCCGGCTGCCTGTGGTTTCAGGCTGATGAAACCCTCGTGCTCTGCCTGTTGGCAACCCTGGTGGCTCTCGCACATGTACACTACTGGCGTCTGTGTG GTTCAGCAAATGTGCTATCACTTCCACATCCACTGCTTCTCCCTGAAGAGGCCGCCTGTCGAGTAAGGCTGATGGAGCTGCTGTACAGAGATTACAAAAGACAGAAAGGACTGCTTTTTAAGAACCCCACCGACGCCCTGTTGGTGGTCACAGTGCTAGTATGGACAACAGGTGTATGTCTttgtgtgagcgtgtgtgtgtcATCATGGGAGGGGCCAGAGTGGCAGCGTTGCAAGCTGTTCAGGACGGGGCCAGGCTGCTGCAGAAGCACAGGATACAGCTGTgaacctcgagggcaggaccaagCTTGA